In Methanosarcina barkeri MS, a single window of DNA contains:
- a CDS encoding ABC transporter permease, producing the protein MRQSTYLKMGLNMLVHSKLRSWLTIIGIVIGIGSVVGILSLGDAMQEQVQSKLSEMDLTKITISPGYTKASSNMPGPGGMGGTTTDVELTDTDIAALQGLNNISYIEGEISGSVPVIYAAQNATLSITGVDPQVWQYMTTLTTQSGRLLEPSDKYVAVIGSGVASGIYDQDIGVNQVITINGKAVRVVGILSEEGEGDRSIYMPIDGAVTLIDDAENGVYDSISIKAKNEDAVDSLTEDIVDKLMISRHIVSDDDRDFSVSASKSMAESVTEMTSSMTLFLSAIAAVSLLVGAVGIANTMFTSVLEKTKEIGTMKAIGAKNRDILMIFLFNSAMVGLVGGILGDMLGAFISTLFPMLGLQMMGGGGSSSMYFAPDLMALGLGLAILIGVISGVVPAYRASKLKPVDALRYE; encoded by the coding sequence ATGAGACAATCAACCTACCTGAAGATGGGTCTGAACATGCTTGTACACAGTAAGCTCCGAAGCTGGCTGACCATTATCGGGATAGTTATAGGGATCGGATCTGTTGTCGGCATCCTCTCCCTCGGGGACGCCATGCAAGAGCAGGTTCAGAGCAAGCTTTCCGAGATGGATCTGACAAAAATTACAATAAGTCCGGGTTATACCAAAGCATCCTCGAATATGCCTGGGCCCGGAGGAATGGGAGGTACGACAACAGATGTTGAATTAACTGATACGGATATTGCGGCACTTCAAGGGTTGAATAATATATCATATATAGAAGGAGAGATTAGCGGCAGTGTGCCAGTGATATATGCAGCGCAAAATGCAACCCTTTCAATCACAGGTGTAGACCCACAGGTCTGGCAATATATGACCACTTTAACGACACAGTCCGGAAGATTACTCGAGCCATCTGACAAGTATGTCGCAGTCATCGGAAGTGGCGTTGCAAGTGGAATTTATGATCAGGACATCGGAGTTAACCAGGTAATAACTATAAATGGTAAAGCAGTGCGTGTTGTTGGGATTCTGTCAGAAGAAGGTGAAGGTGACAGAAGTATTTACATGCCTATCGATGGAGCAGTAACCCTGATCGATGATGCAGAAAATGGTGTTTATGATTCCATTTCTATAAAAGCTAAGAACGAAGATGCAGTAGACAGCCTGACAGAAGATATTGTGGATAAGCTCATGATCTCAAGGCACATTGTCAGTGATGATGATAGAGACTTTTCGGTTTCAGCTTCTAAATCTATGGCAGAGTCTGTAACTGAAATGACGAGTTCAATGACGCTTTTCCTTAGTGCCATTGCAGCTGTGTCACTGCTTGTGGGAGCTGTCGGGATTGCCAATACCATGTTTACCTCTGTCCTGGAAAAGACAAAGGAAATAGGGACTATGAAAGCCATTGGGGCAAAAAATAGGGATATCCTCATGATTTTCCTCTTTAATTCCGCAATGGTGGGTCTTGTTGGTGGTATCCTTGGAGATATGTTAGGAGCTTTTATTTCAACTCTCTTCCCTATGCTGGGCCTGCAGATGATGGGAGGAGGAGGGAGCTCAAGCATGTACTTTGCTCCAGATCTTATGGCTCTGGGGCTTGGCCTGGCAATTTTAATAGGAGTTATCTCAGGAGTGGTCCCTGCTTACAGGGCTTCAAAGTTAAAACCAGTAGATGCACTGAGATATGAATAA
- a CDS encoding COG1361 S-layer family protein, producing MKKISLLTFLLLLSTFLCLGAGTALGASNGNINSAAVQVNVTNQNPDTARPGEPVELTLSVQNIGNDDLKDIKVTLNPEYPFSKISGEDLEKSISYLNARQDEDDAGVLKFKLMTDSNASEGTYDLDIVTTYKSGSSSNTITTKQTIQLEVQGKEYAQVVTVSKADIDIAKEEPLEFIVTNTGTSPLKNLVFSWTDPKGVVLPVYSDNTKHIKNLEAGQSVTVSYSVMADVNADPGLYTLNVNLSYEDANSNSKNIQTTAGLFVGGTTDFDVSFSESSAGETSLSVANVGNNIAYAVKVSIPDQDGYKVSGSSSTIVGNLEKGDYTIASFDVSNSQGGAGGNTTENSPETPPDSSQDSANGASSNSMSSSNPLKVQIEYTDAKGERETVTKEVNIETTSSGNMTSAGPGGPGRSSGISSYLPYIGLLIIAGGAFVYRRKIHEKIQAMKAKKAGYKKPEDQKV from the coding sequence ATGAAAAAAATCTCTTTGTTAACATTTTTACTACTGCTTTCAACGTTCCTATGCCTGGGGGCAGGCACAGCACTGGGAGCATCAAACGGCAATATAAACTCTGCCGCTGTGCAGGTAAATGTAACTAATCAAAACCCTGACACTGCCCGGCCTGGGGAACCTGTTGAACTTACCCTCAGCGTGCAGAACATAGGAAACGATGACCTCAAGGATATAAAGGTTACACTCAATCCGGAATACCCTTTCAGTAAAATTTCCGGAGAAGACCTTGAAAAGAGTATCTCTTATCTAAATGCACGACAAGACGAGGATGATGCTGGAGTTCTTAAATTCAAACTCATGACCGATTCCAATGCATCTGAAGGCACGTATGATCTTGACATAGTCACTACTTATAAGAGCGGATCCTCGTCAAACACGATTACCACTAAACAAACAATTCAATTAGAGGTTCAGGGTAAAGAATATGCTCAGGTTGTGACCGTAAGTAAGGCTGATATCGACATAGCTAAAGAAGAGCCTCTTGAGTTTATTGTTACAAATACAGGGACTTCTCCCTTGAAAAACCTGGTTTTCTCCTGGACTGATCCTAAAGGCGTGGTTTTGCCTGTATACTCTGATAACACAAAACACATCAAGAATCTGGAAGCAGGTCAATCAGTAACCGTCTCTTACTCGGTAATGGCCGATGTGAATGCCGATCCTGGGCTTTATACCTTGAATGTGAATCTTTCGTATGAAGATGCTAACTCTAACTCTAAAAATATCCAGACCACAGCAGGACTTTTTGTAGGAGGAACAACGGATTTCGATGTTTCATTCTCGGAAAGTAGCGCTGGAGAGACTTCCCTTTCAGTTGCAAATGTGGGTAATAACATAGCGTATGCTGTGAAAGTATCTATTCCAGATCAAGATGGATACAAAGTTTCAGGAAGTTCGTCAACAATTGTAGGAAATCTGGAGAAAGGAGATTACACAATTGCTTCATTTGATGTTTCGAATTCACAGGGTGGTGCAGGAGGAAATACAACCGAAAATAGCCCAGAAACACCTCCAGATTCTTCACAAGATAGTGCTAACGGCGCAAGCTCAAACTCTATGAGTTCCTCCAATCCACTGAAGGTCCAGATTGAGTATACGGATGCAAAAGGGGAAAGGGAAACTGTTACTAAAGAAGTAAATATCGAAACTACATCCTCAGGAAATATGACTTCAGCAGGTCCGGGAGGCCCAGGTCGCAGCTCTGGAATTAGTTCGTACCTGCCATACATCGGACTGCTCATCATTGCAGGTGGAGCATTCGTTTATCGCAGGAAGATACACGAAAAGATACAGGCAATGAAAGCAAAAAAAGCCGGGTACAAAAAGCCTGAAGACCAGAAGGTCTGA
- a CDS encoding ABC transporter permease: protein MRNSTYLKMGLNMLVHSKLRSWLTIIGIVIGVGSVVGIISLGDAMQANVQSKLSDLDLTTITISPGYTKASSNMHGPGMGGGTSTDAELTIDDINALRGLDSIQYIEGEISGREGVKYAGQNATLSITGVDPQVWKYMTTLKTQSGRLLEPADKNVAVIGSDVASEIYDQNIGVNQVITINGKAVRVVGILEEEGMGGDSRIYMPIDGAVDLITDAKKDVYDSISVKARSEDQVDELTTEIEKKLMVSRHINKEDDRDFSVTASKSLADSVTEMMSSMTLFLGAIAAVSLLVGAVGIANTMFTSVLEKTKEIGTMKAIGAKNRDILMIFLFNSAMVGLVGGILGVILGSFVSSGLQMMMGGNMTGGGSGVSFSLMLEGLTLAVLIGVISGVVPAYRASKLKPVDALRYE from the coding sequence ATGAGAAACTCAACCTACCTGAAGATGGGTCTAAATATGCTTGTGCACAGTAAACTGCGAAGCTGGCTTACCATTATCGGGATAGTTATAGGAGTGGGATCTGTAGTTGGCATCATCTCTCTGGGAGATGCCATGCAAGCAAATGTGCAGAGTAAACTATCTGATCTAGATCTGACAACGATAACGATCAGCCCCGGGTATACCAAGGCATCATCCAATATGCATGGCCCTGGTATGGGGGGTGGCACATCAACAGATGCAGAATTAACTATAGATGATATTAACGCGCTTCGAGGACTGGATAGTATACAATATATTGAAGGAGAAATTTCAGGCAGAGAAGGAGTTAAATATGCAGGGCAAAACGCAACCCTTTCAATCACAGGTGTTGATCCTCAAGTCTGGAAATACATGACTACCCTGAAAACGCAATCAGGAAGATTACTCGAACCAGCTGATAAGAATGTTGCAGTCATAGGAAGCGATGTTGCCAGTGAAATTTATGATCAGAATATCGGAGTTAACCAGGTAATAACCATAAACGGCAAAGCAGTTCGCGTTGTAGGAATCCTAGAAGAAGAGGGCATGGGAGGTGACTCAAGAATCTACATGCCAATCGATGGAGCAGTAGATCTTATTACAGATGCGAAAAAAGATGTTTATGATAGCATATCTGTAAAAGCCAGGAGTGAAGATCAGGTAGATGAATTGACGACAGAAATCGAAAAAAAGCTGATGGTCTCAAGACACATTAATAAGGAAGATGACAGGGATTTTTCCGTAACAGCGTCAAAATCGTTGGCTGATTCGGTTACTGAAATGATGAGTTCGATGACTCTTTTCCTTGGCGCCATTGCAGCTGTTTCCCTGCTTGTAGGAGCCGTAGGCATTGCCAATACTATGTTTACCTCTGTCCTGGAAAAGACAAAGGAAATCGGAACTATGAAAGCTATTGGGGCAAAAAACAGGGACATTCTTATGATTTTCCTTTTCAATTCCGCAATGGTAGGCCTTGTTGGTGGTATCCTTGGAGTAATTCTGGGGTCTTTTGTTTCATCCGGGCTCCAGATGATGATGGGAGGCAATATGACTGGAGGGGGTAGTGGAGTAAGCTTTTCGTTGATGCTTGAAGGCCTTACTCTTGCAGTTTTGATAGGTGTAATCTCTGGAGTAGTACCAGCGTACAGGGCCTCGAAATTAAAACCTGTGGACGCACTCAGATATGAATAA
- a CDS encoding COG1361 S-layer family protein translates to MKKFSLLKIILLFSVFICLGAGTALASNGDIKSAYLEVNLTNQNPDAARPGEPVELTVSVQNVGNANLKDIAVTVSPEYPFSKISGEELTKKVSYLNARQDDDDAAVLKFKLMTDANASEGTYDIDITTTAKESGSLSNTIATTKTIHLEVRGKEYAQIVTINKASIDIAKEEPLEFIITNTGNSPLKNMVVSWKDPKGVILPVYSDNTKYIKYLAAGDSVTVAYSVMADVNADPGLYTLDVNLSFEDYNSNEKSIRTTAGLFVGGETDFDVSFSESDQGETSLSVANVGNNMAYSVKVSIPDQDGYKVSGSSSTIVGNLEKGDYTIASFNIASTQQDAKNAESSSENIKSSDKGENVTFDSMDSNPLKVQIEYTDAKGERITVDKEVKLEMNSGNMTVQGSGGPGNKSSGFGSYLSYIVIIALVGGAFVYRKKIQEKLMGRKKK, encoded by the coding sequence ATGAAAAAATTCTCTTTGCTAAAAATAATACTGTTGTTTTCAGTATTCATATGCCTTGGAGCTGGAACAGCACTTGCCTCTAATGGTGATATAAAATCTGCATATTTGGAGGTAAACCTGACTAATCAGAACCCTGATGCTGCCCGTCCTGGAGAACCTGTTGAACTCACCGTCAGCGTGCAAAATGTAGGAAACGCTAACCTGAAAGACATCGCTGTCACAGTTAGCCCTGAATATCCTTTCAGTAAGATTTCCGGAGAAGAACTAACGAAAAAGGTATCTTACCTGAATGCAAGGCAGGATGATGACGATGCAGCAGTCCTTAAATTCAAGCTTATGACAGATGCCAATGCTTCAGAAGGCACATATGATATCGATATAACCACCACTGCTAAAGAAAGTGGGTCTTTGTCAAATACGATTGCCACTACAAAAACCATCCATCTCGAGGTAAGGGGTAAGGAATACGCTCAGATTGTTACCATAAATAAGGCAAGTATTGACATTGCAAAGGAAGAGCCTCTGGAATTCATAATAACAAATACCGGAAATTCACCCCTGAAAAATATGGTAGTTTCCTGGAAAGACCCAAAAGGGGTAATTTTGCCAGTATATTCGGATAACACGAAGTACATCAAGTATCTGGCTGCAGGCGACTCCGTAACCGTTGCTTACTCGGTAATGGCAGATGTAAATGCAGACCCTGGACTCTATACTCTGGACGTAAACCTCAGCTTTGAAGACTATAATTCAAATGAAAAAAGTATACGAACTACAGCAGGGCTTTTCGTTGGAGGAGAAACCGATTTTGATGTTTCCTTTTCGGAAAGTGACCAGGGAGAAACTTCTCTTTCAGTTGCAAATGTAGGAAACAACATGGCATATTCCGTGAAAGTTTCGATCCCTGATCAGGATGGGTATAAGGTTTCAGGAAGTTCCTCAACAATTGTTGGAAACCTTGAGAAAGGAGATTATACAATCGCGTCTTTCAATATTGCAAGCACACAGCAGGATGCTAAGAATGCGGAATCCTCATCAGAGAATATAAAATCCAGTGATAAAGGAGAAAACGTAACTTTCGATTCTATGGATTCCAATCCTCTAAAAGTCCAGATTGAGTATACGGATGCAAAAGGAGAAAGAATAACGGTTGATAAGGAAGTAAAGCTCGAAATGAACTCCGGAAACATGACTGTACAGGGATCAGGAGGACCGGGCAACAAGAGTAGTGGATTTGGGTCATATTTATCCTATATTGTGATAATAGCTCTTGTAGGAGGAGCATTCGTATACAGAAAGAAAATCCAGGAAAAACTGATGGGAAGAAAAAAGAAGTAA
- a CDS encoding ABC transporter ATP-binding protein — protein MTLTEIIDYFKSKLNLSKFMDSLERKTDFYDESENGSEENGSVGNLESIPYFNSGNSDAKSSNAGRISQNKDEPLIKLTNVWKIYQMGEVEFAALKGINLEIYEGEFLIILGPSGSGKSTMMNLLGCLDIPSKGTVCLNSKDISELNESELAIIRGKMIGFIFQSFNLLPTLNTEENVLLPMEFQEEDRQLARKKASYLLDIVGLSNKRQNLPSQLSGGQRQRVAIARSLAVNPPIILADEPTGNLDTKTGYYILDFLDELHTREGKTIIIVTHDVELVRYATRVVYIRDGEIEKIETRTKNESGVENEQGTKNEANLN, from the coding sequence ATGACACTTACTGAAATAATAGATTATTTCAAATCAAAATTGAATCTCTCAAAATTTATGGATTCCCTCGAAAGAAAGACGGATTTCTATGACGAATCCGAGAATGGTTCCGAGGAGAATGGCTCAGTTGGGAATTTAGAATCCATTCCATACTTTAATTCCGGAAACAGTGATGCTAAAAGTTCCAATGCGGGAAGGATATCTCAAAATAAAGATGAGCCTCTTATCAAGCTGACCAATGTCTGGAAAATTTATCAGATGGGGGAGGTTGAGTTTGCAGCCCTTAAAGGAATAAACCTGGAAATTTACGAAGGGGAATTTCTGATCATTCTCGGGCCCAGCGGAAGTGGAAAGAGTACGATGATGAACCTGCTGGGCTGCCTGGATATACCATCAAAAGGCACGGTTTGCCTGAATTCTAAGGATATTTCAGAATTAAATGAATCAGAACTCGCCATTATCCGAGGAAAAATGATTGGCTTCATATTCCAGAGCTTTAACCTTCTTCCAACCCTGAATACGGAAGAAAACGTGCTTTTACCGATGGAATTTCAGGAAGAAGATAGACAACTGGCCAGAAAAAAAGCCTCATATCTGCTTGACATTGTCGGGCTCTCAAACAAGAGACAAAACCTTCCGTCCCAGCTTTCAGGCGGACAAAGGCAGAGAGTTGCAATAGCCCGTTCCCTAGCTGTAAACCCGCCCATAATCCTGGCAGATGAACCTACAGGAAACCTGGATACCAAGACTGGATATTATATTCTGGATTTTCTGGATGAGTTGCACACAAGAGAAGGGAAGACGATCATTATTGTTACCCACGACGTTGAACTTGTGAGATATGCAACAAGAGTCGTGTACATCCGAGATGGTGAGATTGAAAAAATCGAAACACGCACAAAAAACGAATCAGGTGTGGAAAATGAACAAGGTACGAAAAATGAAGCAAATCTGAATTGA
- a CDS encoding MATE family efflux transporter translates to MDEKSEFLGKDNIKKLLFKLSAPIVIGMLVQAIYNVVDTFFVGMAYGTDDVQAIGGLSIAFPIQMMVVAFGIVLGTGGSSIISRALGARENEKAEKVLGNVFSLSLILSVLIAIPCLYYLDPILKIFGATAGVMPYAREYLKYIILGGTVFVFGVATQNIVRSEGNARLAMNAMLVGGGLNIFLDPLFMLGFGMGVKGAAIATVISQTIASIWLLLYYLKGKGAVHFRPKTLKPDMKIVKEIWAIGIGSFVMQCSNSVMMIFVFNALATYGGDSAIAVFGVIIKVNSFIFMSLLGMGFGLQPIVGFNYGAKKYERIVEAVKLSLAATTTIGILGLLSILLLKEQILGLFSADPQYLEIGKKAITIMLLGMPLVGMNVITSILFQALGKAKPAFLLSISRQLLFLIPLVTILPRYYQLNGVWAAYPISDFLAFLLSGFLLFRIYKIFKEQKKSSKTAAGSEIADKMSNI, encoded by the coding sequence ATGGATGAAAAAAGTGAGTTCCTCGGCAAAGATAACATAAAGAAGCTCTTGTTTAAGCTCTCAGCCCCTATTGTCATCGGAATGCTGGTTCAGGCTATTTATAACGTAGTGGACACCTTTTTCGTGGGAATGGCCTATGGAACAGATGACGTCCAGGCCATAGGCGGACTTTCGATAGCATTTCCAATCCAGATGATGGTGGTAGCTTTTGGAATTGTGCTCGGAACAGGAGGTTCTTCCATAATTTCGCGTGCTCTTGGAGCTCGAGAAAATGAAAAAGCCGAAAAAGTACTTGGAAATGTTTTTTCCCTGAGTTTAATATTAAGTGTGCTTATAGCCATTCCTTGCCTTTATTATCTTGATCCGATTTTGAAGATTTTCGGAGCAACTGCTGGTGTCATGCCCTATGCCAGAGAATATCTTAAATATATAATATTAGGAGGAACTGTCTTTGTCTTTGGAGTGGCTACTCAGAATATTGTTCGCTCCGAAGGAAACGCCCGCCTTGCAATGAATGCTATGCTTGTAGGAGGCGGTCTCAATATCTTCCTTGACCCGCTTTTTATGCTTGGTTTTGGAATGGGTGTAAAAGGGGCTGCAATTGCAACCGTAATATCACAAACAATAGCTTCGATCTGGCTCCTGCTTTACTACCTCAAAGGAAAAGGAGCTGTTCATTTCAGACCCAAAACCTTGAAACCCGATATGAAAATTGTTAAGGAAATCTGGGCTATTGGTATTGGGTCTTTTGTAATGCAGTGCTCAAACAGTGTCATGATGATTTTCGTGTTCAATGCACTCGCAACTTATGGAGGAGATAGCGCAATTGCCGTTTTTGGTGTAATAATAAAAGTTAACTCCTTCATTTTCATGTCCCTTTTGGGTATGGGCTTTGGCCTGCAACCTATTGTCGGGTTTAACTATGGAGCAAAAAAATATGAAAGAATAGTCGAAGCTGTAAAATTATCGCTTGCAGCGACAACGACTATTGGAATACTGGGCCTGCTGAGCATATTACTCTTAAAAGAACAAATTCTCGGATTATTCAGTGCAGACCCGCAATATCTGGAGATTGGAAAAAAAGCTATAACTATCATGCTTCTGGGTATGCCTCTGGTAGGCATGAATGTGATCACATCAATCCTGTTCCAGGCTTTGGGAAAAGCAAAACCTGCGTTCCTTCTTTCAATTAGCCGGCAGCTCCTCTTCCTGATCCCTCTTGTTACCATTCTTCCCCGGTATTATCAACTGAATGGAGTCTGGGCAGCTTATCCGATCTCAGATTTTCTGGCATTTCTGCTTTCCGGGTTCCTGCTTTTCAGGATCTATAAAATCTTCAAAGAACAGAAAAAGTCTTCAAAAACTGCTGCTGGATCAGAAATTGCAGATAAAATGTCTAATATCTAA
- a CDS encoding MarR family winged helix-turn-helix transcriptional regulator: MEDLREGNLRETDPKRKDPREILGPIAYIYRSHLAYMVKELEAYRVGSGQFEFLMSLYYKDGVSQETLAKELKVSKATSARAIQSLEKEGYVYRERDETDLRAYRVYLTDKGKEMRDIILKKLTAFTDILFSDFTFEEKEIFRMLIHKAVTKLFEPGFEPPSDRSDD, encoded by the coding sequence ATGGAAGACCTGAGAGAAGGAAACTTAAGAGAAACAGACCCAAAAAGAAAAGATCCAAGAGAAATATTAGGCCCTATTGCTTACATTTACAGGAGCCATCTGGCGTACATGGTAAAAGAACTCGAAGCTTACAGGGTCGGAAGCGGACAGTTTGAGTTTTTAATGTCATTATACTACAAAGATGGAGTATCCCAGGAAACTCTTGCAAAGGAACTGAAAGTTAGCAAAGCAACAAGTGCCAGAGCAATCCAGAGTCTGGAAAAAGAAGGTTACGTTTACAGGGAAAGGGACGAAACTGACCTTCGAGCTTACAGGGTTTACCTTACTGATAAAGGAAAGGAAATGAGAGATATTATTTTAAAAAAGTTGACTGCTTTTACAGATATTCTCTTTTCGGATTTTACCTTTGAAGAAAAAGAAATTTTCAGGATGCTCATTCATAAAGCTGTAACTAAACTTTTTGAGCCTGGGTTCGAGCCTCCATCTGACAGATCAGACGATTGA
- a CDS encoding pyridoxamine 5'-phosphate oxidase family protein yields MGSKDLIQDHQQIEEILSKAKFLRIALSDSDKPYIIPMAFGYEDNKIYLHCSSKGKKIEILNRNPRVAFEADAEAEVVTAEDICKYNVCYRSVVGNGQALFVEDYDDKVEGLTILSEHYGKKGPFEFEEWKVNRLCVIEIEIEEMTGKQHGF; encoded by the coding sequence ATGGGAAGTAAAGACCTGATACAGGATCATCAGCAGATAGAAGAGATTCTCTCAAAGGCAAAGTTCCTTCGTATCGCCCTCTCGGACTCAGACAAACCTTACATTATCCCAATGGCTTTTGGATACGAAGATAACAAAATTTATCTCCACTGTTCTAGCAAAGGCAAGAAGATCGAGATCCTTAACAGGAACCCCAGAGTCGCTTTCGAAGCCGATGCTGAAGCTGAAGTCGTCACTGCCGAAGATATCTGCAAATATAATGTCTGCTATCGAAGTGTTGTAGGGAACGGACAGGCATTGTTTGTTGAAGATTATGATGATAAAGTAGAAGGGCTTACTATCCTTTCCGAGCATTACGGGAAAAAAGGGCCTTTTGAGTTTGAAGAATGGAAAGTTAACAGGTTGTGCGTAATTGAGATTGAGATTGAAGAAATGACAGGAAAGCAGCATGGGTTTTAA
- a CDS encoding SET domain-containing protein, with the protein MFAQRNFRKGEVIETCPFIVLPSEEIDSLELTKLYNYYFAVDPDSKDAAVALGYGSRYNHSYNPNARYYKDFDNSLLKYVCIRDIQEDEEITINYHCDPKTSSQKSQNKLCAFPIGHFDFHYQGWPIKVTRNYKFHGLFR; encoded by the coding sequence CTTTAGAAAAGGCGAGGTAATAGAAACCTGTCCTTTCATAGTCTTACCCTCTGAAGAGATAGACTCACTTGAGCTTACCAAGCTCTATAATTATTATTTCGCCGTGGATCCTGATTCAAAAGATGCAGCTGTGGCGCTGGGCTATGGTTCTCGTTATAACCACTCGTACAACCCGAATGCAAGGTACTATAAAGACTTCGATAACAGCCTTTTAAAATACGTCTGCATAAGAGATATTCAGGAAGACGAAGAAATCACAATAAATTATCACTGTGACCCTAAGACCTCGTCACAGAAGTCACAGAATAAACTCTGCGCATTCCCGATTGGGCATTTTGATTTTCACTATCAAGGTTGGCCAATCAAAGTTACAAGGAATTATAAGTTTCATGGGCTCTTTCGTTGA